CACTTGCTATAATAGCTTTCTGTTCCGGATGGATTTTAATGATTTCAATATAAGTATCCAAACCATCAAACCCTTCTTCCATAATCATATCCAATATCACTACATCGACGCTTTTATTCTTAAGATATTTCACGGCAGCATGGCCATCAGCAACAGTTTCAACGTCATAACCCAAGCTGGCCAATATTGTCGCTGCCAATTCTCTTTGTTCTTGAATATCATCTACAACCAATATTTTTTCGCTTCCATGAATATCTACTATTACTTTATTATCCTCAGTTGTTGTTATATCCGTAACAGGCAAATAAATTATAAAATCAGTTCCATGATTTACTTTACTTAGAACATCTATATACCCATTGTGATCTTTTGTCACGCCATATACTATTGCCAGTCCCAAGCCGCTACCGCTTTTCCCCATTTCCTTTCTAGAATAGAAAGGCTCAAAAATGTGTTCAAGATCATTCTGCTCAATTCCTAAGCCTGTATCGCTAACAATCACTATAACATATTCTCCTGCCTCTATATTATTAAAACCACTGTTCAATTTCTCTAAATATTTATGTTCTGTTTTAACGGTAAGCTGACCACCTTGAGACATCGCCTCCATTGCGTTAATAATTAGGTTCATTATTACCTTATAGAGATGTGATTCTGAGCCGTGTATATTTTTAAGGGCTTTATTTAATTCCGTTTTGATAACTATATTATTATGTTTAGATTTAAGCTTTAAGAAACTAGGTGATTCCATATACGATTCAATGATGTCGTTAAAATTTAGGGGTACCATTTCGTAGCGTCCCCTTCTAGCCAAAGCAAGAAGATCCTGAACAACCTCTGATGCTCGCAGCGCGGATTTTTCGATCTTTAAAATATCTTTCATAATTGGGCTATCCTCGACTATCTTCATTCTAATCAGTTCCGGATAGGCTACCAGCGGCCCAAGTATATTGTTTAAATCATGAGCTACTCCCCCAGCGAGAACTCCAAGAGATTCCATGTGTTTAGCCCGTGAAAGCTTCTCTCGCAATTCTTGTTTCTCTTTTTCAGCTTTTTTAATATTTGATATATCAGTAAATATTCCTATAGTTCCATAAACACTTCCATTATTATCAAGAAGCGGTGTTGCAGAGACGAATATTTGACATATTTGCCCATCTTTTCTTTTTAATGCAAGCTCATACTTACTTAGTTCTTTACTTTTTATTTTTTGAGTTTCCCTGATGGTCTTGCTTTTATTTTCTTCGCTTATAAAATTTCTAATGTTTATGCCTATCAACTCGCTTTTGGTATAGCCGAATATCTTACAGGAGGATTCATTGGCAAATAGGATTTTCCCATTTATGTCGGTAGTTATTATTCCATCGGATATATTCTCTACTAAACTGCGATAATTTTTCTCACTATGCTGCAGCTCTATAAATAGAAATGAATTTGCTATTAGGGGAGATATAGTATTTATGAAGGCTGCGATTAACTTGCTCTCTTCTCGATCAAGGGATTTTTCTCCTATTCTTTCACCAAGACCGATGATGCCGATTAATTTATCGTTGTGCAGAAAGGGAACAATTATTTTTATACCAAAATTCTGATGAATGTATTCAAGATTTTCAGATTCGTCTATTAAATGTAAATCATCTACCCAAAATGGGTCAATATTGCTTGCGAACTGCTTTTGAAGGGCTTTTGATTGCAATAAACCATTAATTTTTTTACTTTTTCTTAATTTGCCCGTACCAAAATATAATTCCTTTTTGAAATTTGATGTGGGATCCCATATGGAAATAAACACAGTCGGTATCGAAAACTGCCCTGATATAGTTAGCATTATAACATTTATGAGATTATCAAAATCCGATATTTTTATAAAGTCTTTAGTCAGCTTAGATAAAGTATTAAACGCAAGCATCTGCCTGTCTATTGAGAGCTGGCAATCCAAATACTCCTTTGATTGATATTGTTGGTTTCTTGTATCTTCTAACATTTACTATTTCTCAATACCACAAAATCCAGCGGCTTCTTGTATATTAGTTCTAATCGTCATATAGCTGGCTAAATCCAAGACTTTAAATACGTGTAGTATATTATCCGAAATATTACATAACACTATATCGCCTCCTGCTTCTCGTGATGTTTCAACATTGCTAAGTATTGAGCCAACACCGGCTGAAGAAAGAAATTCCAATTCGTTCATATCGATTATGATATATTTGTAGCTTTCAGCCTGGAGTGCAGTGATTGTTTCGAGCATTTCGCCGGCATTACTGTTATTCAATATTTTCCCGGGGTTGATAATAATTGTATCATCCCCAAGCGGTTTTTTGCTTATATCGCGGCTACTCATAATTGTTGCTCCATCTTTTTTCCAATGTTAATTTATTCATACCGTTGTCGCTGTAGGTATAAGAAATATCATCAATTAATTTTTTTATTATACTTAACCCAAAACCTCTTTTTTGGCGTTTCTTGGCTGCCTCTAATGGATGAAAATCTGTCATTTTTTCAGTTGGATTAAAAGGCAACCCATTGTCTTCAAATTGCATCACTATTCGATTATTGAAAACCTTGGCTTTAAAAATTACCTTATTGCTGCCATTGGTTGTCCCATGTGTACAGATATTATTGCCAACTTCATAAAAAATTATTATTAAATCAAAGCTAATATATTTTGTTAGGTTTATACGTATTAAGAATTGTTTAAATTTCTCTAAAGCCTTATTAAGGCTCTCGTTATCAGCAATAAATTCATCGCGGTATATTTCCGGAGAAGCTGATATTTCAAACGATATAAATTCCGTTCGATCTATTGTTTGTGAATCGCCGTCAAAGTTAAAAAACTCTGTCAAATTTAGTACTTTTAGGACGCGAATTAATTCTGGAGTAGGCCACAAAAGACTCATCTTTATACCTTTTTCTTCAAATATTTCTCTCGCTTGCCATAATAATCCTATATGAGTAGACGTTGTTTGCTTGAGTTGGGAGCAATTTAGTTTTATCGGTAATGAATGTACATTACTTAAATTTTCCAGATGCTGTAAAAAACTTTGTTCAGCGTTTTCGGATAATTCAATTGGGACCATTATGGTATTATCGACCTCATTAACGAGTTTCATTTGTGTTCTCCATCAATTGGATATATTTTATGTCGGTAATTTTTTCACACCACTTAAGGGCAATAAGCGTAATGTCATCATATTGTGGCGCAGATCCTACAAATGCTTGGTGTTGTTGAAGGACTTCATCTACTATTTCATCTGCTTTAAGATGTTTAAATGATTTTATAAGCTGCATAAAAAGGTCCATTCCGAATTCTTTATTATTCGAGTTGAGCGCTTCATTGATTCCATCAGTGTACTGGATTATCAAATCATTCTTAGCCAACGAGAGATGACCGGTTTTGATTCTTTTATTAAATTGTTCAGCAGGCATAAGTCCCAATGGATATCCGGTAGTTTGTATTAATTCGGCATTTCCACTGCCCCCATCAATTTTTATCAATGGATTGTGTCCGGCGGAAGCAAAATCAAGCTGCCCCGTATTTTTGTTTAAAAGCCCATAGAACATTGTTACAAAAGTTCCCCTTTTCAGATTTGGCCTTAGTTCCTGGTTGACATGTTTTAATAACTCCGCCGGCTGTATGATTGATCTGGTAAACTCCTTAATAATATCGCGAGTAAGCAGCATAATCAGCATTCCAGGCAGAGATTTTCCGGAAACATCGGCTACGACAAAGGCCAGAAAATTATCGTCAATTTCAATAAAATCATAGTAATCTCCGCCAACTTCTTTGGCGCTGTAGTATTTTCCGGCAAACTCAAATAGTTCTGATTTAGGGAATTCTCGGGGTAAAATATTAGCCTGAATCTCCCTGGCGATTTCCAGTTCTCTGGCCATCCGCTCGTTTTCAATCAGATTATTTTGAGCGATATTTAATCTGGCGGCCATAACCTTTAAGGTCTTAGCTAGATACCCAAATTCATTTTTGTCCTTCACAGAGAAATCAAATGAAAACTTTTCAAAATCAATTTGCTTTAAATAATTGGTGATTATACTGATAGAACGAAGCTTTCTACCCAATATTATCAATGTTGATGATATGCATAGGATAATTATTATCACGGTTAAAAGAACAACGGTTAAGATTGATGTTTTGCGCGCAATTGTGATTTGTTTATCGGATGATGCCACCACCAGTTTTCCCAAACTCAAATTGTTTTCTATAACAGGTACAGCAGTAAAGACAGAATCCTTGCTAATTTCCAGTGATTCACCTGGTTTCAGCAGCTCGGGGAAAGAGCCGGATGTTACATCCGGCATTTTCTCTGATGTTATCACTTTTACAATATCAGTATGAGCTATAAATATACCTTTTTGATTTGTGATACCTGCCCAATATACATCGGGATTTTCAGCGGCTAGTTTTTTACATATATTATTAAGCAACAGTTCATCGGGATCTTTAGATGAGATGATTAGTTTCCCCGCAGAACTGGAATATGATCGAGACTGGGTAAGCAATTTATCTAAAACATTTCTGGTTGCAGATTCAACATAAAAACTGGTTATAAAATAGCCGGTAATCGACATTAGAAGAATAATTATAGATGATATATACAGAGCAAATTCGAATCGAATCGATTTTTTAAATTGATGCTGCTCCGGCCATTGAATGGCATCATTATCGGGTTCAATTTTTTTAATTTGAGTTGTTGGAAAGTTCATTTAGTCTCTCTAATTCGTTATTGGTTCTATCGATGTATTTTTTAATTTCGGCATTGGCAGGATCAAGTTTCCTTACTTTTTCCCACATTTCAATCGCTTGCTTAAGTTTGTTGCACCCATAAAGTTCAACTCCGGCATATTTATAAGCATTGGCAAGATATTCTCTCACAGCTTCATAATCCGGCGCCAATTGCTCAACCTTCTCCCATTGAATAATTGCCTGATGCAAGTCACCTTTCACGAAAAGCTTTCGGGCTGCACTATAGGATTCCTCAACTTCTTTAAGCAGTACATCACTGAGAGGTTTGGATATTCCATCAGCTCTATGAACGACTGGTGCAGAGTT
This genomic interval from Candidatus Zixiibacteriota bacterium contains the following:
- a CDS encoding PAS domain S-box protein, producing the protein MLEDTRNQQYQSKEYLDCQLSIDRQMLAFNTLSKLTKDFIKISDFDNLINVIMLTISGQFSIPTVFISIWDPTSNFKKELYFGTGKLRKSKKINGLLQSKALQKQFASNIDPFWVDDLHLIDESENLEYIHQNFGIKIIVPFLHNDKLIGIIGLGERIGEKSLDREESKLIAAFINTISPLIANSFLFIELQHSEKNYRSLVENISDGIITTDINGKILFANESSCKIFGYTKSELIGINIRNFISEENKSKTIRETQKIKSKELSKYELALKRKDGQICQIFVSATPLLDNNGSVYGTIGIFTDISNIKKAEKEKQELREKLSRAKHMESLGVLAGGVAHDLNNILGPLVAYPELIRMKIVEDSPIMKDILKIEKSALRASEVVQDLLALARRGRYEMVPLNFNDIIESYMESPSFLKLKSKHNNIVIKTELNKALKNIHGSESHLYKVIMNLIINAMEAMSQGGQLTVKTEHKYLEKLNSGFNNIEAGEYVIVIVSDTGLGIEQNDLEHIFEPFYSRKEMGKSGSGLGLAIVYGVTKDHNGYIDVLSKVNHGTDFIIYLPVTDITTTEDNKVIVDIHGSEKILVVDDIQEQRELAATILASLGYDVETVADGHAAVKYLKNKSVDVVILDMIMEEGFDGLDTYIEIIKIHPEQKAIIASGFAETDRVKKAETLGVGIYIRKPYTMQHLGKAIRKVLVNKEASTEELNINS
- a CDS encoding STAS domain-containing protein, whose product is MSSRDISKKPLGDDTIIINPGKILNNSNAGEMLETITALQAESYKYIIIDMNELEFLSSAGVGSILSNVETSREAGGDIVLCNISDNILHVFKVLDLASYMTIRTNIQEAAGFCGIEK
- a CDS encoding ATP-binding protein, encoding MKLVNEVDNTIMVPIELSENAEQSFLQHLENLSNVHSLPIKLNCSQLKQTTSTHIGLLWQAREIFEEKGIKMSLLWPTPELIRVLKVLNLTEFFNFDGDSQTIDRTEFISFEISASPEIYRDEFIADNESLNKALEKFKQFLIRINLTKYISFDLIIIFYEVGNNICTHGTTNGSNKVIFKAKVFNNRIVMQFEDNGLPFNPTEKMTDFHPLEAAKKRQKRGFGLSIIKKLIDDISYTYSDNGMNKLTLEKRWSNNYE
- a CDS encoding PP2C family protein-serine/threonine phosphatase produces the protein MNFPTTQIKKIEPDNDAIQWPEQHQFKKSIRFEFALYISSIIILLMSITGYFITSFYVESATRNVLDKLLTQSRSYSSSAGKLIISSKDPDELLLNNICKKLAAENPDVYWAGITNQKGIFIAHTDIVKVITSEKMPDVTSGSFPELLKPGESLEISKDSVFTAVPVIENNLSLGKLVVASSDKQITIARKTSILTVVLLTVIIIILCISSTLIILGRKLRSISIITNYLKQIDFEKFSFDFSVKDKNEFGYLAKTLKVMAARLNIAQNNLIENERMARELEIAREIQANILPREFPKSELFEFAGKYYSAKEVGGDYYDFIEIDDNFLAFVVADVSGKSLPGMLIMLLTRDIIKEFTRSIIQPAELLKHVNQELRPNLKRGTFVTMFYGLLNKNTGQLDFASAGHNPLIKIDGGSGNAELIQTTGYPLGLMPAEQFNKRIKTGHLSLAKNDLIIQYTDGINEALNSNNKEFGMDLFMQLIKSFKHLKADEIVDEVLQQHQAFVGSAPQYDDITLIALKWCEKITDIKYIQLMENTNETR